Genomic DNA from Candidatus Kaiserbacteria bacterium:
GCACGTACTCATATTTTGACCCTCGATGGAAGTCTAGTTTTATGTTCTACACCGTGTTTGTTTCTGCAAGCAAAGAACACATACTTTGGATTCAAAGAGAAGTTTTCAGTCGCTTAGGTATTAAAGGTCATATTACAGGTGGCACTAAAAAACAGTGTTTCCAACTTAAATATGCGAAAGCAGATTCGTTATTGTTGTTGAGAGCAATGTATACAAGTATTGATACCCCTTGTCTTATGCGAAAACGCTTGAAAATAGAAGAAATGTTGAGTACAATTGCCGAACGTCTTTAGTAGCGTATTTACGTTCTCTTGACAAAGTGTCGCCCAGGTGGAGAAATTGGCAGACTCACTACCTTGAGGTGGTAGCGCCGCAAGGCATGCAGGTTCAAGTCCTGTCCTGGGCACAAAAGCGATAAAAACGACCAGATTAGTTTCTGGTCGTTTCGCTTTTGTAACCCATCGCTCGATTATCTCCTCAGCACAATATGCTACTATTTATATACATATGCATGAGAAAAAAAATGTGATTCTTCAGACTATTATTGCAGTGGCAATAATAGGGGTTGTTATCGCTATTGCGATGACGTTTATGTCCAGTAATAAAAAAGTTAAAACACCACCCACAGAACAAAGCACTGAAACAAAAGAGCCAACACAAAATACCAATGATATTGTTGCAGGTGTATACAAAGACAGTATTCTGCGTAGCACTGATAGTGGTTTAAATTTTGAAAACTATTTCAAAATTGCAACAACGACAAATGCAAAGATTGGTATTGCAGACGTGCTTAGTATTGCCTTTCATCCTGACACCGAAAACCGCATTGTGGTTTCTACCTATGATGATGGCCTGTTTTTAAATAATGAACCAGTGAATAGTTGGAAGCAGATTAGTTTCCCTCCGAAACAAATCTATAGTTTTATTCTCGATAAAAAAGACCCCGATAATCGAGCATTCGCTTCAGGAGTTGTTTCGGGAAATGGACGTATATTTAGAACTGATACCCAAGGTCAAGCGTGGCGCGCAGTATACGCGGAGCCTGGTGTAGACACCTACATTTCTGCACTTGTGCAGAATCCACAAAATGCAGATGTGGTGCTTGCTGGTTCAAGTGTGGGTACGGTGGTGCGCAGTGTAGATGGAGGAGATACCTGGAAAAATATTGGTCAGAATATTAAAGGATACATCAGTGATTTCACCTTTGATAGTTCGCGTGCCTCATTTGTATATATGCTTGTGAGCAAAGGGAAAATATACCACTCTACTGACGGGGGGCTTACCTGGCTCAATTGGGAAGAGGAAAAAACAAAAGAGGTAAAGCGAATAAATGAGGAAGCTTCTGCACTTACACGAGCAGGAAATAAAGAGGGTGGAAAAAAAGTAAAAGCATCGGCCACAGCACTCCTTGAACGCAATAAAACAGAGAAGGCACCATCAGGACCAATTTTCATTATTGCAGATCCAAATACTTCTGGAACGGTGTACCTCAGTGCATCTGCTGGTATATATCGCAGTACTGATTATGGAAAGTTTTGGAAGCCAGTAAATATTATTGAAAGTGCATTGAAGTTCTCGATACCTTCTATAGCAATCAATCCAAATGATTCAAATGAGATTTCATTCGTGGCAGGCAAGACATTCTACCGTTCCATAAACGGGGGAGCGACGTGGGCAATTACCCCGCTCGATAACAGTCGTAATGCATCATTTGTGGCATATGACCCTTACGATCCCACCATTATCTACATTGGTACGAGTGCAAAGTAATACATAAAGAAAATTGAGGTGTACATAATGCAGCATAGGTTTTTATTTTTATGTCTCGACATTTTGTCTAAAAACCGCTATAACTATGCGTACCACATGGCGGCTATAGTTTAGTGGTAGAACTCCGGTTTGTGGAGCCGGCCGTCCGGGTTCGATTCCCGGTAGCCGCCCAGACATCTAAAAAACTCCTTCGGGAGTTTTTTAGATGTCTGGGCGGCTAAGGAAGCAAAAGGCTTTGCTTCCGTCCGGGAATCGAAGAGTCTGAATATATCGCAATGAGCCCTCTGGGCGAAATGAGATATGAAGACTGTACCGTTCATGTAATGAAAGATTACCCCGGTAGCCGCCCTAAAGAGAAAAGAATCAAATCATCTACGTTGGGTCTTGCAGAGTGGAAAAAACCAATGTATTATAATAAAGTATTAAAAAGTAATACTAATTTTATGACTACAATCTCTGTGCCACTTAATGCTGAAGCTGAAAAAGCGCTTAAAGAGCTTACCGAAATTACTGGTGTAAACCGTGTTGCGGTAATCAGGAAGGCAATCAAACATTATCGTGAGGAGGAGGCAATCAATGCGGTACTCAGAGCCGAACAGGAAGTGTCTGAAGGGAAGTTGCTTCGTGGTGCTCCACGAAAAATTTTGCTTTCATAGTGTATATGAATATTGCATATACACCGC
This window encodes:
- a CDS encoding ribbon-helix-helix protein, CopG family — translated: MTTISVPLNAEAEKALKELTEITGVNRVAVIRKAIKHYREEEAINAVLRAEQEVSEGKLLRGAPRKILLS